TTGCGCATTCAACTGGTGCCGATTCGCCCTCGCACGTGGTGCGTGCGTCATCAATCCGATCGACTGCCGGCCGCCGCCTGGTGAGGCCGACGGCATTCAATGCCTTGCCACGATGCGCTTGCGGCATTCGCGACGCCGCGCTGGCACACAACTCGCTTAGTCATGTAGCGAGAGGTGCGAAGTAATTTGCATCATCTTCAGGATCGCTAGGGTTCCGGTCGTACCGCTTTAAAGACTTCCAGAAGGCTTCAAAGCGCGCACACGATGTCTGGTCCGAGAGCAATCCGGTCTTGCCGTTCACCTTCTTCCAAGGCGCCGGCGAGGCTCCACGGAGGGATAAAAGCCCGGGAGGTCGCGATGTCGGTCAATCGCCCTCTCATGCTTTTTCCCAACCGATACCTGGAGCCTCCATGTCGACGCAAACCCCAGTCGATCTCGCACCGATCCCGCACGTGCTGTGGGAAACCGTGATTCCCGCCGGTACACATTGGTCCGGCGTGCTGCGCCGCGGTATTGCGCTGCGCATCGTCGATCCTGAAGGCGGGGCCAATCTGGCTGCCGTGTTCTACCGGCACGACGAACCGCTCGAACGCTACAACATGGCCGATACGTTGAAGGCGCAGCACACCGCGCATCTGACACGCGGCCACGTGCTCTATTCGGATATGGGCCGCGTGATGGCGTCGATCACCGCCGACACGCTGGGCTGGCACGATCCGCTAGGCGGCCTCGGCGATGCCGAACTGTTCGCCGGCAAGTACGGCGCGGCCCGCTATCAGCAGCATCGCAATGCGATGGTCCGCAACGGACGCGACAGCCTGTTGCTCGAATTGGCCAAGCACGGTCTGGGCACGCGCGATCTCGTCGCCAATATCAACTTTTTCAGCAAGCTCGCGATCGGTGAGGATGGCTCGCTCGACTTCGTGGCAGAACACTCCGCTGCCGGCGCGGCCTTCGATCTGCGTTTCGAAATGGACACGCTCGCCGCGTTTTCGAGCGCACCGCATCCGCTGAACCCGTCCTCCGAATACGAACCGAAGCCCGTCAGGCTGATCGCGTACCGGGCCTATGCCGCCGATGCCTCCGTACCGGCCGACGATCCTTGCCGCTCGGCCTGTCCCGAGAACGGGCGCGGCTTCGTCAACACCGATCGTCTGTTCGTTTAAGGAGACCCGCGATGCCTGTCATCGAAAGCACACTCGACTTCCGTCACGCGGTGTACGACCTCACGCTGCCGTCCGGCGAGCCGTGGCTGCATGAAGTCAAGCGCGGCCAGTTGTTCCGCATTCTCGACCTGGAAGGCAATCAGGCCGTCGACACGCTGTTCTACAACAGCGCCGATCCACTCGAACGCTACAGCGCGCAGGACACGATTCGCGCGCAGCGCAACCTCTATCTGTCCGCCGGCAGCGTGCTGATGTCGAACCTCGGCAAGCCGATGCTGAGCATCGTCGCGGACACTTGCGGGCGCCACGATACGCTCGGC
This genomic stretch from Paraburkholderia caffeinilytica harbors:
- a CDS encoding urea amidolyase associated protein UAAP1, whose amino-acid sequence is MSTQTPVDLAPIPHVLWETVIPAGTHWSGVLRRGIALRIVDPEGGANLAAVFYRHDEPLERYNMADTLKAQHTAHLTRGHVLYSDMGRVMASITADTLGWHDPLGGLGDAELFAGKYGAARYQQHRNAMVRNGRDSLLLELAKHGLGTRDLVANINFFSKLAIGEDGSLDFVAEHSAAGAAFDLRFEMDTLAAFSSAPHPLNPSSEYEPKPVRLIAYRAYAADASVPADDPCRSACPENGRGFVNTDRLFV